One part of the Plodia interpunctella isolate USDA-ARS_2022_Savannah chromosome 28, ilPloInte3.2, whole genome shotgun sequence genome encodes these proteins:
- the LOC128681691 gene encoding uncharacterized protein LOC128681691 produces MTLYSIFIISFILFYSNTIETMKNINLATHLYLDTIFPSGTGLIFVFTVNNSAEDDANVELSGDRCCLSIGSDNKCDLLEVIGTCIERIPRGTAKTMRLVAPILDPFERVGHCWFNLDSKSSRKRKKTMRNRLKINFDTKIDNKDQAMIIPRNVRNCDEIDEDPLNDCQFVDCDTYYNGKKPYFNKKSRKCTETPECVYNDDETQMVLDTVSNKCLETDLKKEDLDFIKHLIDIKQRTSKDIIIIKNPNTATTHRTYKPIKYHGTTKYKNIFKLLTLPTEQTVTHRTTTTKDLADYHMNAKDNLNLVLHEASIKLTCLNNLFKRLSVHILAFIILVQCCCIVAMICLIPKPCTCANKKVVKNFLNYRQDVSVTTPLIDTSNMDTETTNYTSESNVDKKIRCYKACQKEVNVQMSLSDDILSKCITRRDWHSKHLKYTPDKHKTKSDICKIQEKSEHEDDSNVAEEKVKNVVNNKVLIKKETDSKERERKSALRKSIFRKLETKSDSGEGSPKCGSSEKEISSHFYTEELKDSFTCTDNTKICEGFKPNDAQKHAYSMSTEKGAQVEFSNDSIDDFLSERGMIYVAGDNMSKFSFSSSSEAKPTSHSTGTSKTSKNNLVKNIFSIFRKNSKVGPLSDPGAKKSGLNVELLHMSHASIYSSSNNGSEYFRCLKKMKDSRTSL; encoded by the exons ATGACTTTAtatagcatttttattataagttttatattattttactcgaATACAATTGAAACTATgaagaatattaatttggcaacACATTTGTATTTAGATACTATTTTTCCATCGGGCACAGGTCTCATCTTCGTGTTCACTGTGAACAACTCAGCCGAAGATGATGCGAACGTTGAGCTATCAGGAGACAGATGCTGTCTCTCAATTGGTTCAGATAATAAATGTGATCTTTTAGAAGTCATTGGGACATGCATCGAAAGAATTCCTAGAG gtACAGCCAAAACTATGAGATTGGTCGCTCCAATATTGGACCCTTTCGAAAGAGTCGGTCATTGCTGGTTCAATCTGGATTCCAAATCTtctagaaaaagaaaaaaaactatgagGAACcgactaaaaataaactttgacaCAAAAATCGATAATAAAGACCAAGCTATGATTATACCTAGGAATGTTAGAAATTGTGATGAAATAGATGAAGACCCTTTGAATGATTGTCAGTTTGTTGATTGTGATACTTATTATAATGGAAAGAAACcgtattttaataagaaatcgAGAAAATGCACCGAAACGCCCGAATGTGTATATAACGACGATGAAACTCAAATGGTTTTGGATACAGTATCGAATAAATGTCTAGAAACGGATCTGAAGAAAGAGGACTTGGATTTCATTAAACATTTGATTGACATCAAACAGCGTACTtcaaaagatattattatcattaaaaaccCAAACACGGCCACTACTCATCGCACTTATAAACCCATCAAATATCATGGTActacaaaatataagaatatcTTTAAATTACTCACGTTACCTACAGAGCAGACTGTGACACACAGAACAACGACAACAAAAGATTTAGCAGACTATCATATGAACGCTAAAGATAATCTAAATTTAGTGCTACACGAAGCATCAATTAAACTTACTtgtttaaataacttattcaAAAGACTTTCGGTTCATATTCTAGCATTTATAATTCTGGTACAGTGCTGTTGTATAGTTGCAATGATATGTCTCATCCCAAAACCCTGCACGTGTGCCAATAAGAAAGTTGTCAAAAATTTCCTAAACTATCGTCAAGATGTTTCTGTGACTACTCCTCTAATTGATACAAGTAATATGGATACAGaaacaacaaattatactAGTGAATCTAATGTAGATAAAAAGATACGCTGCTACAAAGCATGTCAGAAAGAAGTCAATGTACAAATGAGTTTGTCCGATGATATCCTatcaaaatgtattacaaGAAGAGATTGGCACAGTAAACATCTAAAATATACACCtgataaacacaaaacaaagtctGATATCTGTAAAATACAAGAGAAATCCGAACACGAAGATGATTCCAATGTAGCTGaggaaaaagtgaaaaatgtTGTTAACAACAAAGtgcttataaaaaaagaaactgacagtaaagagagagagaggaaaAGCGCCCTACGCAAAAGTATATTTCGGAAACTTGAAACGAAGAGTGATTCGGGGGAGGGATCACCGAAATGCGGTTCTTCTGAAAAAGAGATCTCAAGCCATTTTTACACAGAGGAGCTTAAAGATTCGTTCACGTGCACTGACAATACCAAAATTTGTGAAGGTTTTAAACCAAACGATGCACAGAAACACGCGTATTCGATGTCCACGGAGAAGGGAGCTCAAGTTGAGTTTTCAAACGATTCTATCGACGATTTTCTGTCTGAGAGAGGAATGATATACGTAGCCGGAGATAACATGTCTAAATTCTCATTCTCATCGTCGTCTGAAGCGAAGCCTACGTCACATTCGACCGGAACaagtaagacgtcaaaaaacaATCTTGTGAAGAATATTTTCTCGATTTTCCGTAAGAATTCTAAAGTTGGCCCTCTATCGGATCCTGGTGCTAAAAAAAGCGGGTTGAACGTTGAATTACTACACATGTCCCATGCTTCAATATATTCTTCAAGTAATAATGGTTCAGAGTATTTCAGATgtttaaagaaaatgaaagaTTCTAGAACGTCTTTGTAA